The Phragmites australis chromosome 1, lpPhrAust1.1, whole genome shotgun sequence genomic interval GTGACGATGGATGCCCTGGGACGCACAATACTCCATGTAGCTTGCCAACGTGAAATCTCCACCCTGATCCGTGTGGAACACCCGCAGCCGGCGGCCTGACTCTAGTTCATCCCTAGTCTGGATACGCTTGATCGCCGCCGCCGGGTTGTTCTTGGCAGGTAACAGGGCAACCCACATGTAGCAGGTTAGATCGTCGATGAGGAGCAGCATGTACTTGTTCCCGCCAGGTGTGACCGGAGTCACCGGGCCACATAGGTTGCCGCGGACCAGCTCGAGTGGCTCATTGGCGCGATACTTCGCCGCTTGCGGGAACGACATTTGACGTTGCTTGCCGGCAAGGCATGCATCACACAACTAGTCGGTGTGGGTGATGCTCGAAAGGCCACGCACCATGCCCGAATGTGCAATCTTCTGGAGCGACTGGAAGTTCAGATGGCTGTAGCATGCATGCCAGTGCCAGACGCATCCTCGTAGCTGATCGACATACAAACAGGTTGTGCAAGGGTGAGAAGAAGTATGTACAGCCTGTTAGTCATCCTTGTTACCTTGGCGAGGAGTTGTTGTTGCCGGTCCCAGATGCGCAGCACACCGTCATCGATGAGTACTTTGCACCTGACCTCGTCAAGCTGCCCAATGCTCAGTATGTTGCTGCGAAGGTGGGGAATATGATACACGTTCGTAAGTGCACGGTGATCTCCGCGTTTGGACTCAAAGACGACAGTCCCACAGCCCTCGATCTCCACAATGGAGCCATCGCTGAAACGGACAGAACCGACGATGGCGCGATCCAGCTCTGCAAATGCCATTGCGTCACTGGTCATATGGTTGTACGTGCCggtgtcgaggtaccacaccatGTCACGAGGACCGTTGTCAGTGTTGAGGTCCACCACGACGCGTTTCTCGTTGAGGAAGACGCGCTCGATGCTGCGTTCCTGTTCGGGCAATGTCGCTGGGGCCATAACCGCCATGAGCAGTGTCGGTTCATCATCCTCGACTTGCGCGAGGTGTgccatcttcctcttcttcttgtgaCAATCACAAGCCCAATGGCCCTTTTTGCCGTAATAGCGGCACTCATTCTTGCCGATGGTGTCGTCGTTAGCACCCGCGCCATCATCCTTAGCAGGCTTGGTGTCGCGCACTGCCTTCCTTGCTGCGGTCGCGCCCTCGACCGCGATGTTGTGTTGCACTGCCGGAGCCAAAGCCCTCACCGTGCCACCGCGACTTCATGCGAGCAAGCCACTCTTCCTCCGTGAGGAGCAGCTTGGTGCCCTGCAAGCTGGGAGGAGGAGCAGTCACATCTCGGCGATGCTCCACGGCCTTGAGCTGCCCAACGAGTTCCTCGACAGAAAGGGTTGACAGATTAAGCAGCGTCTCAATCGAGAGCGCGATCTGCTCGTACTTCGGTGGAACAGCCTGTAGAATTTTCCGTACCACTGCCTCCTCTTCCTGGGTTTCGCCGAGCATGTTCAGGTTGGTGGCGATAGTGTTGATGCGCATGGCGAATTCGTTGATCATCTTGCCATCGCGGAATGCCAGAGCGTCAAACTCCTGATGCAGCGTTTGGGCTTGAGCTTTGCGAACGCGTTCGACGCAGACGTACATCATGCGGATCGCTTCCCAAGCAGCCTTGATAACACGAAAAGATCGTGGGTTCATGCACTGATAACACGACTCAAAACAAACAAGCAAGGAAAACTAACTAGCTAACTGAACGTGACGGGATTAAGCTAGGACTCGAGCTAACACACCGGAGCAAGCCGCTGTGGCCACGGCCATTCAGAGAACGAGACAAGAGGAGCCCCGCCGCCACCGTCATTGCGGCTTCCGGCAGCCCGCTTAGGCGGCAGCGAGGTGCAGGGGAGGAGGGAAGGGGGTGACGGCTCTGGAGCACGGCGTTCCACCTGAGTTGCCCATGAGGGCGACGTGGGGGTGCTTCTTCCTAGATACATCAAACATTTGGTGCTTGCAGTAAACAGAAAATGCATAGGTTTGATGTTTAGTTGTTTTGAAACCAAACGGCTCCGAAATCTTGTCAAAGTTGCTAAATTTTGGCAAGACCAACTTTGGCTTTTGTCCCATCATCCCATGTGTTTCTAATGAAGTGCTAAGACCTAAACAAATTGGTGTCATGATGCAATTTTCTTCAATTGTTAGCAGCTCATAGGTTTGGTCACTATAAGAGCAGCCATAGTGTGAGCCTGGAAACGGTGCTTGAAGGAATATTCTCTACCAAGCACTGATGCCCTCCACTGCAGATGCTGGTGCTTGAAATAAAAAAGGCAGCACCCGGATCCAGTACATGCACCGGTGCCAAATGAATATAAAACTATTTCTCTTCCAGCAGCTGATGAATGACCGTTGGGCTCATTTACCTATCAATGGTCACACACAACAATCAACGGTCACACACCACAAGAGACCGTTGTCTCATAAATCTCCTGTATAAATTCATACAACCAGTGAAGACCACATAGCTACATCCTGTAGACATGGAGAACTTCTCTTCACCAAGTTTCATAAATTTGCTCAACTCCTCTAACACTAGTTCTGATCCAAATGATCCAAACCTGCAACACCAGCGCAATTTCCATCCACACCACTATTCCATGAACTATCCACCCCAACAGATGCCCCCAAATTTCCCTGGTTACCCACACAATTTCAATCCCTTTGGAggccaatcaagctatcaacaCTGCTCTTCAACACCAGCAAGCTATAATGGAGGTCCCAATATGGGAAACTACCCACAAGAAGTGCTTGGTGGCTTTGCAACCAATGGTCCATCATCTGCAATTGGATCGATGGCTTTCTTTGGAGCTAGTGGAGGTAGCAGTTCACGAGCTAATGAGAGCAGCATGATTGCTTCAGCTTCTCTAGTGTCCGGAGCGCAGCTTGGAAGTCCTGTAATTCAGATTGCAGGGGAGAGTGAGAGCAGCTCAGATGATAATGAAAAGAAAGCAGGGTGTCAACTTTGGACTGAAGAGCAGAACCTACGACTAGTAAGTTCTTggttaaaaaattcaaatgatcCAGTTCAGGGCAATTCAAAGAAGTATGAGTGGTATTGGAAGGAAGTTGCAGATGAATACAACAAGCATGCACCCAAAGAGCAAAGAAGAACAACAACACAATGCAAAAATCATTGGACCAAGACTATCCCTTTGGTTAATAAGTTTAATGGAATCTACAATGAGATGAAGAGCACATATGCTAGCGGCCAATCTGAAGATCAGCTCATGAAGAAAGTTCGTGCAAAGTACATGTCAGTTGCGAAAAAGAAAATGCCATTTCCCTTTGAACATTGGTGGAGACAGGTGAAGGACCAACCTAAATGGGGTACAGCTTACCCACTTGAAGAAATGCACAAGAGAGCTAGGCTGAATGGATCAGGAGATTACACTTCTTCAACTCAAGACACTAATACTCCTAGACCACAGGGGCAGAAGTTAGCGAAAGCCAAAAGGAAGGGCAAAGGGAAAGGGAAGTCACAATGTTCAGAAGGCAGCAGCTTTACAGATGAAAATTTGCAGCTATTCAATGAACTTCAACTACGGAAGTCGATtgttgcagaaaaaatggctgaTGCCACACTTGTTCAAGCTGAAGCTGCAAAAGCTCAAGCTGAAGCTGACAAAGAAATGGCTACAACTGAGAAGGAGAAGGCAAAGAATGAAAAACTGGAAAAGTACCTACGGCTACTTGACAAAGATAGTTCAGATTTTGATGAGATTGCCTAGGCACGACATGAACAAGTGGTGGCTTACTTAGCTGGAGAGCTTTTTctttgagaagcttaatttgtACTTTACCACTTATTGTGTTGCTAGAAGTAGGTTTCCAGTCTCCAGCATAATTTGTACTTTACTGCTTATTCTGTTGATGATTATGTATGCGAATTGTATGGAATGAACatttatgtctttttttttctaaattcctACATCAGATTGCATTTATTAGGACACATTTAATAGGGAAGTTGAGAGTAAGCTGTTGGGAACACATTTAATAGGGCAGTTAAGAGCTAGCTATTGGAAACTCCCCTCTATACATAGAGGATTCAGCCCACCACGCCCAGACCACTTCCAAACATATTTTTCACTATACTATTCCTGCCAGGAAACCATGGAACCAAACTCCTAGACTAATGTCCCTGAAGATCAGGTTGGTAACACCCAAGAGTTCTTTTGGGATTTCATCAATGATCCAATGGAAGCTCAGATCGAGGCACAAATTCGAGCTCAGGTTGAGGCACAATAGAGAGGTATGTCTAATCAGCATCACAGCTTTCCTAGAAGGCATATAGAAAGAGATCGTGAAGCTGCTAACAAGCGATTGATAGCTGATTACTTCTCCGAAAATCCGGTCTACAATGATGTCTAGTTTCGCCGAAGATATCAGATGAGACGACACCTATTTCTACATATTGTGCAGACCCTTAGTAATTGGTCTCCCTATTTCCGTCAAAGGAGCGATGCATTTGGAAAAGTGGGCTTCTCACCCCTGCACAAATGCACCGTTGCTATGCGGATGTTAGCATATGGAACACCTGCTGATTTGTGGGATGAGAATCTACAAATAGCTGAAACCACAATTATTGAGTGCATGAACCATTTTTGCCAAGGTGTGTTTGCAAATTTTGGTCAAGAATATCTAAGAAGGCCCACAAGTGAAGACATCCAACGGTTACTTCATATAGGTCAAGCTTGTGGTTTTCTTGGCATGTTGGGAAGCctagattgcatgcattggcATTGGAAAAATTGTCCAGTGGCATGGAAAGGGCAGTATACCCATGGGGATCAAGGAGTATCCACCGTCATGCTAGAAGCCGTTGCCTCACATGACCTTTAGATATTGCATGCATTTTTCGATGTTCCCGGGTCAAACAATGACATCAATGTCCTAAACCGGTCACCTTTGTTCACTGAAGTACTGCAAGGAAGAGCTCCAGAGGTTCATTTTACTATCAATGGGAATGAGTACAACATGGGGTACTACCTAGCAGATGGTATTTATCCAGAGTGGGCTacatttgtgaaaaaaaatcccATTGCCTCAATGTGAGAAAGACAAATTGTTTGCAGAACATCATGAAGGAGCAAGAAAAGACATCGAACACGCATTTGGTGTTTTGCAAGCTCGCTTTGCCATTTTGAGTAACCCGGCATGCATGTGGCAAATGCGATCACTTGCTGATatcatgtatgcatgtattataTTGCATAACATGATTATGGAAGATGAAAGGGATTCTTATAGAGTTTGGTACGACCACGACTACGAGGGCGAGTATGACCAGGACAGCTCATCTGCACCATTGGCTGGATACGGACATGGGCCAATTCATGGATTTTCCAGGGTATTGCAGGTAGGAGAAGATATTCGAGATCGAGATATGCATCGTCATCTCAAGGAGGACGTTGAGCATATATGGCAGAAGTTTGGAGGAGCATCATTGTCTGAACGAGGAGATCAAGCTTAGCAGCATTTAGTTTGTGTGCATTTTATCATGGTACGAGTGTAATGGCTAGAATTAGATTACAAATAGCTTAGTTTATATTTCTACTTTCATCTCATGCATTCCATTGTTTGTTTGTACTTAACTTATTCAATTTAATCTCATGCATTTCATTACTGGTGCAAGAATCGTCCTATTTGAAACCACAaatcgataaaaaaaaatcgaactACTTATTACCCCAAAAGAATCAGCACAAACCTGAGCGCTACTTCTCCACCGACTGTATCAGAGTCTCGAGGACCTTGCTGGGCTGGGGGAGGAGCACTGAGGCATCGCATCCATGGTGCTCTGCGCGTGCCTCAGCTAGTCGTCAGGCACCTCCCCGTGGTGCTGGACTCCGCCTCCTTCGTCCCCATGGCAGCACCCTTCGCCATCTGGTTCATCCCATGGCAGCGCCCTTCCCGTGGTGCCAACTCTACATTTCATTCCCATCGAGCGGCCACCACCAGGCACAACACCTCCTTCCGATTCTGCCAGATCCGTGAGAGAGAAGTGATATGGGACCAAGATTTGGGGAAAGGGACCTCGATTTTGTGGGAGGTGCAGAGATCAATTTTGGGGAATTTTGCTAGGGCTCCTAATGAGGGAACAAAGCAAAGGAGAAGGAGAGTTTTCTCGCGTGAAGGCATGGGAGGGATGAAGCGGTGGTTGAGAAgacctatatttttttattttgcatcaGGCCCAGACGTCGAAGCTATACGTTGTGAGATAGAGACGAGTTAAAGCACCAGGCAAGGTTAAGGTTACCGACCGGagttcggttaccgagctccggcggtaaccgaattATCgtgat includes:
- the LOC133883967 gene encoding glutathione S-transferase T3-like; its protein translation is MENFSSPSFINLLNSSNTSSDPNDPNLQHQRNFHPHHYSMNYPPQQMPPNFPGYPHNFNPFGGQSSYQHCSSTPASYNGGPNMGNYPQEVLGGFATNGPSSAIGSMAFFGASGGSSSRANESSMIASASLVSGAQLGSPVIQIAGESESSSDDNEKKAGCQLWTEEQNLRLVSSWLKNSNDPVQGNSKKYEWYWKEVADEYNKHAPKEQRRTTTQCKNHWTKTIPLVNKFNGIYNEMKSTYASGQSEDQLMKKVRAKYMSVAKKKMPFPFEHWWRQVKDQPKWGTAYPLEEMHKRARLNGSGDYTSSTQDTNTPRPQGQKLAKAKRKGKGKGKSQCSEGSSFTDENLQLFNELQLRKSIVAEKMADATLVQAEAAKAQAEADKEMATTEKEKAKNEKLEKYLRLLDKDSSDFDEIA